DNA from Gemmatimonadaceae bacterium:
CACCGAGCTCGAGAAGCAGATCGCGCTACCCGCGATCAAGACGTCCGGCACGCACGGGAAAGCCATGGCCGCCGCCAAGCGGCGCGACCAGCGGCAGGGACAAGAACGCATGTCGGCGCAGCGGGAGTATGAGCTGAATCATGACGATTGACGGGCGGTAACG
Protein-coding regions in this window:
- a CDS encoding zinc ribbon domain-containing protein — protein: MPMFDFVCTACQHEFETLVRGSAVPACPACGSTELEKQIALPAIKTSGTHGKAMAAAKRRDQRQGQERMSAQREYELNHDD